The Pleurodeles waltl isolate 20211129_DDA chromosome 6, aPleWal1.hap1.20221129, whole genome shotgun sequence genome has a segment encoding these proteins:
- the LOC138300641 gene encoding transcription factor HES-5-like, which translates to MAPSSTLRAYEEVRKGRDIRKLRKPVVEKLRRDRISSSIEQLRMLLRREFEEQELPPKAEKADILEMAVRYLARRLQTPAPGESS; encoded by the exons ATGGCGCCTTCCAGCACCTTGAGGGCATATGAAGAGGTGCGCAAGGGGAGAGATATTAGAAAG CTGAGGAAGCCAGTGGTGGAGAAGCTGAGGAGAGATCGCATCAGCAGCAGCATTGAGCAGCTGAGGATGTTACTGCGGAGAGAGTTTGAGGAACAGGAACTTCCGCCCAAAGCAGAGAAAGCGGATATCCTGGAAATGGCCGTGAGATACCTGGCCCGGCGGCTGCAGACACCGGCACCAGGTGAGAGCTCGTGA